From Haemorhous mexicanus isolate bHaeMex1 chromosome 1, bHaeMex1.pri, whole genome shotgun sequence, one genomic window encodes:
- the GMNN gene encoding geminin, whose protein sequence is MNSKMKQKLTIEKSSGSLQKYLTDSTSSAARRPTLKMIQPSAAGNLVGRRNEKKSSVRRKLWNNKFASKASKAEVSVDNEQENENDVIQAEDLMVKGDPSSQYWKEVAEERRKALYEVLQENEKLHKEIEQKDGEIARLKEENEELMSLAEHVHYMTSVIERLTGQAPDNLETLESLALEESRQENEEHICGDEADSPSEEEPSQVLSGLRENRSDLPSKEASHFQLE, encoded by the exons ATGAACtccaaaatgaaacagaaactgACCATAGAAAAGTCCTCAGGATCTTTGCAG aagTACCTCACAGATAGCACAAGCAGTGCTGCCCGAAGACCGACTCTTAAAATGATCCAGCCTTCAGCAGCCGGCAACCTGGTTGGCAGGCGTAATGAG AAGAAATCTTCAGTCAGAAGGAAGCTCTGGAATAACAAGTTTGCCTCAAAGGCTTCTAAAGCTGAGGTGTCTGTGGACAATGAGCAAGAGAATGAGAATGATGTCATTCAAGCTGAAGATCTCATGGTGAAAG GAGATCCTTCATCTCAGTATTGGAAAGAAGTGgcagaagaaaggaggaaggcTCTGTATGAAGTGcttcaagaaaatgaaaag TTGCACAAGGAAATTGAGCAGAAGGATGGTGAAATTGCCCgcctaaaagaagaaaatgaagagctCATGTCCCTTGCTGAGCATGTGCATTATATGACCAGTGTGATTGAG AGGCTGACTGGGCAAGCACCTGACAATCTTGAGACACTGGAGAGTCTGGCTCTAGAGGAATCCAGACAGGAAAATGAAGAGCACATCTGTGGAGATGAGGCAGACAGCCCTTCTGAAGAAGAACCATCACAAGTATTGTCTGGTTTAAGGGAGAATAGATCAGATCTTCCTTCAAAGGAAGCAAGCCATTTTCAACTGGAATGA